Proteins encoded by one window of Lathyrus oleraceus cultivar Zhongwan6 chromosome 1, CAAS_Psat_ZW6_1.0, whole genome shotgun sequence:
- the LOC127094021 gene encoding cucumber peeling cupredoxin isoform X8, translating to MSQLRNMSIILVVFAFVATILERTEAADHTVGDSTGWTSSAGAKFYSDWASNNTFKQNDVLVFNFFAGAHTVAATNKADFDNCNVNQNTNDIITTSPARVTLNRTGDFYFICTVSSHCQSGGQKLTIKVPTSSSSTPPSSTPPSPTPPSSGTTPTPPTSGGTPSPSSPTQHGATPPSPGSATAIVATFPALIAIVINLLL from the exons ATGTCTCAGTTAAGGAATATGTCAATTATTTTAGTAGTTTTTGCTTTTGTTGCAACAATATTGGAAAGAACAGAAGCAGCAGATCATACAGTTGGAGACTCAACAGGTTGGACAAGTAGTGCTGGCGCTAAGTTTTACTCTGACTGGGCGTCCAATAACACATTCAAACAAAACGATGTTCTAG TTTTCAATTTCTTTGCGGGTGCGCACACTGTTGCTGCAACCAACAAGGCAGACTTTGACAACTGCAATGTGAATCAAAATACAAATGACATAATAACAACATCACCAGCAAGAGTGACTCTTAACAGAACTGGTGATTTCTATTTCATATGTACCGTCTCATCCCATTGTCAATCTGGCGGTCAAAAGCTAACCATTAAAGTTCCAACATCTTCTTCATCTACTCCTCCTTCATCTACTCCTCCTTCACCTACTCCTCCTTCATCTGGAACCACTCCTACTCCAC CTACCAGCGGAGGAACACCATCCCCTTCTTCTCCAACTCAGCATGGCGCAACTCCTCCATCACCGGGTTCAGCCACTGCTATCGTTGCTACTTTCCCTGCTCTCATTGCTATTGTCATAAACTTGTTGCTTTAG
- the LOC127094021 gene encoding cucumber peeling cupredoxin isoform X10, translating into MSQLRNMSIILVVFAFVATILERTEAADHTVGDSTGWTSSAGAKFYSDWASNNTFKQNDVLVFNFFAGAHTVAATNKADFDNCNVNQNTNDIITTSPARVTLNRTGDFYFICTVSSHCQSGGQKLTIKVPTSSSSTPPSSTPPSPTPPSSGTTPTPPTSGGTPSPSSPTQPDATPPSPGSATAIVATFPALIAIVINLLV; encoded by the exons ATGTCTCAGTTAAGGAATATGTCAATTATTTTAGTAGTTTTTGCTTTTGTTGCAACAATATTGGAAAGAACAGAAGCAGCAGATCATACAGTTGGAGACTCAACAGGTTGGACAAGTAGTGCTGGCGCTAAGTTTTACTCTGACTGGGCGTCCAATAACACATTCAAACAAAACGATGTTCTAG TTTTCAATTTCTTTGCGGGTGCGCACACTGTTGCTGCAACCAACAAGGCAGACTTTGACAACTGCAATGTGAATCAAAATACAAATGACATAATAACAACATCACCAGCAAGAGTGACTCTTAACAGAACTGGTGATTTCTATTTCATATGTACCGTCTCATCCCATTGTCAATCTGGCGGTCAAAAGCTAACCATTAAAGTTCCAACATCTTCTTCATCTACTCCTCCTTCATCTACTCCTCCTTCACCTACTCCTCCTTCATCTGGAACCACTCCTACTCCACCTACCAGCGGAGGAACACCATCCCCTTCTTCTCCAACTCAGCCTGATGCAACTCCTCCATCACCGGGTTCGGCCACTGCTATCGTTGCTACTTTCCCTGCTCTCATTGCTATTGTCATAAACTTGTTGGTTTAG